The Arachis ipaensis cultivar K30076 chromosome B10, Araip1.1, whole genome shotgun sequence DNA window TCAATTTGGTTAGACTTGGTTcgtaacaaaattttattatgTAGTATTATTCAAATATATAATACCCATTACAAAAGTTAAAACGCCCTAAAATTAAGgcttgttttgtttaattttgttttgtttaatttcgACAGCGAAATTTTTCTGTATTATTTTTCTGATTAAAATAAAGTAATTATAAGTAGATTAACATTCGACGTTAGTgtccaatttttaaaaaatttagcttttacaaattatttttaagaaaataaaagttttaCTAACCTAAATATGTAACTACTTTTTCAAAAAACATAATACTAAAAATGTGTGATATTATTAGTTTTCAATAGTCATTAGAGTAACATTGTGTAGTGAATTAGTAGCTTTACATTATAGACCATTCACGCAAGACGTCCAGAGCTCCCGGCTACTAGCTATTAGGTAGTGCTTTATTTAATAAGCTAATAGTCTATAATATGGAGCCACTAATCCACTACACAATGTTACTCCAATGACCATTGAAAACTAATAATATAACACATTTTTAgtattatatttttcaaaaaactagTTACATATTTAGgttagtaaaatttttatttttttaaaaataatttgtaaaagctAAGCTTTTTAAAAATTGCAATAtctatattaattaaaaattatttcaataaacaaaaataataatagttgTGTTNNNNNNNNNNNNNNNNNNNNNNNNNNNNNNNNNNNNNNNNNNNNNNNNNNNNNNNNNNNNNNNNNNNNNNNNNNNNNNNNNNNNNtctttttatctttttaatttattaaacataaaataaaaaatttgtgttttaGAAAAACACAATTacacttttacttttatttttgaaagaCGACTTCTAACAACGTAACAAATTATTCTCTTTAGGCTAGTTTTTTTTCgtagttatattttatttcttGAGCATTAAGCTCAGATGTTAATCTACTCatggttattttattttaaacaaaaaaataatacaaaaaaaatttctctctcaaaattaaaccaaattaattttcaaaaaaataccaaaaatatttataaaatcataaaatcaagaatatttttgtgtttcttgtttgagtctagagtcaagttttgagtttggtgtcaattgcatctttttaattatttttgaaaatttcatgcattgcattcttcatgatagacttagttaacaaaaaaatttgaatGTGTAACATTACtcaattatataatatattttttaaaaaataagtaaaaaataaatattcataCTGATAATATAATCTATATATATGTCACTTGTTTATtcctttctgttttcattttattgATACATAATAATTTGTCATCGTATCAAAATAAGAATTATTCTTCACGTACAAACATTTTTTCTATACAAATTATGCAAGTTATTTATATTCACGCATACACATTTTTTTTCGTATTGTTACTAcacgtttttctttttctttgttatttttctttctcgTTATCGTCGTCACCAATACTACCACatctttctcctccttttttcattggaatttcttcttctcctccttcctttttctctttctcatcCATCATTAGTTATCTCGTTATTAAAGATAATGAATAgttcaagttcagattgtcaattgaaccaaaacgaaattaattattgttttgaatccaatcaagtagtTTACGTGTGGTTTGATTCAAGTTAATTTTTTCGTTATTAGTTTATGATTTTGTAAGTGAATAATgtttcatcgttgatggtttgaattgaatgtaatgtaaaagttctatattaaagaaaatatttttctgtatttgcagcaaatttgcgtgtaacacgaagatatttggatgTAACACGAAGAGATTTAGGTGTATTCTTTAataattttcggtgtatgtgtactggtaaattctgcataattcaaaactcttcttctcccttctccttatgttctgctgcttcttcttcttctttttcttcatcaccatcatcatcatcatcatcttcttttttattcttattcatctttttttttcttattttatcttctcaagtttcttcttattttactcttttaacaagaataaaataaaaaaaaaatcaaataaagaacaagaagaaacatataatggtacaaaattacttagaagagtatgaacttacatttattcaactaaaagaaagaaagaaataaggaaaaaaagaagaagaaaaaaatgtagcattagaggaaatatttttctgtatttgtagTAAATTTGGATGTTacatgaagatatttgggtgtattatttaaaaatttttggtgtATGTATGTTAATAAGTTCTGTATAATTTAAAActtttcctcttcctcctcctcatcttttgctgcttcttcttcttttttttttcatcatcatcaccattttcttcttttttttattcatcttttcctttttgttttactttctcaagtttcttcttgttttactctcttactAACAccaccttctcctcctcctcctcctcttcttcctccttcttttttcattggaatttctttttctccttttttctccttcacctccatcatcagttatctcgttgttgaagataatgaataattcaagttcagattgtcaattaaACCAGAacgaaattaattattttgaatccaatcaagtggctgaggtgtggttcgattctagttaatatTTTCGTTAGTAATTCATGATTCTAtaggtgaataatgttgtttttgtttgtgaaaattgttgttcatcgttgatggtttgagttgaatgtaatgtaaaatttctacattaaagaaaatatttttctgtatttgggtgtaacacgaagatatttgagtgttctttaagaattttcggtgtatgtgtgttgataaattctgcataatttaaaactcttcttctccctcctcctcatcttctactgcttcttcttcttttttatcatcatcatcatcatcatctttttttttttcttattttatcttctcaagtttcttctttttttactcttttaacaagaataaaaaataaaaaaatcaaataaagaagaagaaacatataATGGCAcgaaattacttggaagaggataaaCTTATATTTATTCaactgaaagaaagaaagaaataagaaaaaattgaaaaaaaatgcagcattaaaggaaatatttttctatatttgcagcaaattttggtgtaacacgaagatatttgggtgtattgtttaagaattttcggtgtatgtatgctaataagttctgcataattcaaaattcttcctaatcctcctcatcatcttttgctgcttcttcttcttcatcttcttatttcatattctcataattcttcttgggaggaaaaagtcaaataaagaagaaaaaatacataatgttgcaaaataaatagaaagagaaggaggaaaaaatgcagcaacaataaCAGTAATAAAAAAACGACGATGAAtatgaaacacgcgaagaaaaaggaggagaaacgcaaagaagaaggagaagaagaaggaagaggaggggGAGAAGAAGGAGGAACGCAAAGAAAAAACGACGGTTGTGATTTTgatcgaggaagaagaagaaacgtCTTTCATAATGGTGGACGTTATGGAAACTGTTGAGTAGCGCGCGTGTTAACACGCTCGTATGAGTGAGCGTCCTTTTTGTTGGGTTTGACCTAACTTGTATGACTTATAAATCAAAATGACTTATATGTGTAACACTTCTGCCAAAATAATTATCTAATATTTTTTGTGATGAAGTATCTTATTCCCACATTTATATGGGAGTATAGAATCCGTGATATTTTATGGATACTTCAATATTTAAAAAAGTTTTTTTAATACCAAAATTTGttgtctatttttttatttttaaacttaagaaaaaaaaagtatagtttGTTTAAAAATGATAAGCGCAGTTTATAATTTTAGAATAATACTACGTATCTAAGTTTTTTTTATGAACCAAGTCAAATCAAGTTAAAAAATAAGATTTGAAGTAATACTATCTCTAACTGATTTTTGTTGATGTTANNNNNNNNNNNNNNNNNNNNNNNNNNNNNNNNNNNNNNNNNNNNNNNNNNNNNNNNNNNNNNNNNNNNNNNNNNNNNNNNNNNNNNNNNNNNNNNNNNNNNNNNNNNNNNNNNNNNNNNNNNNNNNNNNNNNNNNNNNNNNNNNNNNNNNNNNNNNNNNNNNNNNNNNNNNNNNNNNNNNNNNNNNNNNNNNNNNNNNNNNNNNNNNNNNNNNNNNNNNNNNNNNNNNNNNNNNNNNNNNNNNNNNNNNNNNNNNNNNNNNNNNNNNNNNNNNNNNNNNNNNNNNNNNNNNNNNNNNNNNNNNNNNNNNNNNNNNNNNNNNNNNNNNNNNNNNNNNNNNNNNNNNNNNNNNNNNNNNNNNNNNNNNNNNNNNNNNNNNNNNNNNNNNNNNNNNNNNNNNNNNNNNNNNNNNNNNNNNNNNNNNNNNNNNNNNNNNNNNNNNNNNNNNNNNNNNNNNNNNNNNNNNNNNNNNNNNNNNNNNNNNNNNNNNNNNNNNNNNNNNNNNNNNNNNNNNNNNNNNNNNNNNNNNNNNNNNNNNNNNNNNNNNNNNNNNNNNNNNNNNNNNNNNNNNNNNNNNNNNNNNNNNNNNNNNNNNNNNNNNNNNNNNNNNNNNNNNNNNNNNNNNNNNNNNNNNNNNNNNNNNNNNNNNNNNNNNNNNNNNNNNNNNNNNNNNNNNNNNNNNNNNNNNNNNNNNNNNNNNNNNNNNNNNNNNNNNNNNNNNNNNNNNNNNNNNNNNNNNNNNNNNNNNNNNNNNNNNNNNNNNNNNNNNNNNNNNNNNNNNNNNNNNNNNNNNNNNNNNNNNNNNNNNNNNNNNNNNNNNNNNNNNNNNNNNNNNNNNNNNNNNNNNNNNNNNNNNNNNNNNNNNNNNNNNNNNNNNNNNNNNNNNNNNNNNNNNNNNNNNNNNNNNNNNNNNNNNNNNNNNNNNNNNNNNNNNNNNNNNNNNNNNNNNNNNNNNNNNNNNNNNNNNNNNNNNNNNNNNNNNNNNNNNNNNNNNNNNNNNNNNNNNNNNNNNNNNNNNNNNNNNNNNNNNNNNNNNNNNNNNNNNNNNNNNNNNNNNNNNNNNNNNNNNNNNNNNNNNNNNNNNNNNNNNNNNNNNNNNNNNNNNNNNNNNNNNNNNNNNNNNNNNNNNNNNNNNNNNNNNNNNNNNNNNNNNNNNNNNNNNNNNNNNNNNNNNNNNNNNNNNNNNNNNNNNNNNNNNNNNNNNNNNNNNNNNNNNNNNNNNNNNNNNNNNNNNNNNNNNNNNNNNNNNNNNNNNNNNNNNNNNNNNNNNNNNNNNNNNNNNNNNNNNNNNNNNNNNNNNNNNNNNNNNNNNNNNNNNNNNNNNNNNNNNNNNNNNNNNNNNNNNNNNNNNNNNNNNNNNNNNNNNNNNNNNNNNNNNNNNNNNNNNNNNNNNNNNNNNNNNNNNNNNNNNNNNNNNNNNNNNNNNNNNNNNNNNNNNNNNNNNNNNNNNNNNNNNNNNNNNNNNNNNNNNNNNNNNNNNNNNNNNNNNNNNNNNNNNNNNNNNNNNNNNNNNNNNNNNNNNNNNNNNNNNNNNNNNNNNNNNNNNNNNNNNNNNNNNNNNNNNNNNNNNNNNNNNNNNNNNNNNNNNNNNNNNNTGCATTGCATTagttattgaatagaaaaaattaaaagatacattaattaaaagaaattaaagaaaagtacaacattcaattgaaggattctCAATTTCTTGTCACTTCTCTAAAAATATTGCTACAACATTGGCTTGATCATTTGTGTGTAATGGAGATTGAGAATCTGAAAGAATGTTTCTTAAATTTATTATTGCTTTGCTACATGGCATCAACATTGTTCACAAGTGAAACCAATTCAATATTATTCTCCATTTCAGAAGTTTCAATAACCACTTCTGAATCCAAGCTTTCACTTGTTGCAAGAATGGAAGAGTTAGGATCAGCTTTAGGCACCAAAAAAAGCAAGCAAAGTGGTGTGATCCTTAAGATGTTCCTCAGCAAAATAGCTAACCAAAGATTATCAAACTTTGTTCTTGTAATCTTAAACAAGTGAAGCAAAAGTCCTCCACCCCATGAAGAAGATAGCACTCCAAAGTTATCAATGGACATTAATAATGCAAAGAATGTGCCTTCAATACCTGAAGGGCAAAGCTTTGCACTGAGTACAAGCATGGGCATCCATTTGAGTCTAGTAGTCATTTGAGCAACACTATCAACTATCATTACAAACAAGTAATCTGGTATACCAAACTTGAGGTTCAATCTCAACACCATAACCAAATCTACCATGCCTGATAATGCATATATTAGCTGAGTCCAGAAGAGGAGGTCTCTGAATGCATAATCCTTTAATGCATACTGATATAGTAATGCACCTAAAAGGGCCCCAACTGAACCAATTGAGAATATGAAACCAACTGTCTCCTGCACAAAGAAAGAAGGGCCTCAAAGGCAATTGAGAATATGCATCACCTTCTAAATATGGTATAATTTCATATAAACCATTATTTTCACCCACCAATGTTTAGAAGGCTGGCAAATTTacccataaaaaaaataaaattgactttGTACCTATGAAAAATGGATTTCGGCCAACAACattatctaaaacctaaaaagtTATCCGAAACTCTTAAATTATCCTTCTTAACTTAACATACCCCACTCCCAACCCTTTATTACCACCACCCAAATTCTTTCTCATCCCCAACTACGACCACTGCTTCCATTGCCACCTCCTTCTCTTTACCACCACCATTACAATCTCCAAAGTTGATTTTTTTAGGATTTAGGTAATTTTGTCAATCAAAGCACATCTTCACAGGTACAAAGTCAATTTTGTTTTTTCGTAGGTAGATTTGTCAACATTTTTAATATTTGTAGAtaaaaatggtagtttactcgaTCATTAATATTCCTAACCAAATTACCTGAGAGAAAGATGGCCCAGCTTTTGGATCTGTATACCAATAGAACAATCCTTCAAAGATATTCAGACTCAAAGCATATGATAAATACATGTATAAACAAGGCTTCCATACATCATCCTTCTTCAGTGTTGTCCACATAGACTTGCTAGCATCAACAAACTTTTGGTTCACCTACACACAATTATATAGATAGTTGTATTAGCTAGGATATCATTGAATTGAAAATAAATGAACGACACAAGCTAATTATTATACCTGTTTGTAGGCAAAGTTAGGCATATAAGGCTCATCAAGCATAAACCCAAGCAAAATTAAAAGTCCAGAAGGGATTGTCATCAAACCAAACACCCCCTGAGAAAAACGGTTTTTCATTAGTATATAACCAATGAAGTGCATTGAAAACCAGAAAACCTTCTCAAGATTAATGAAAACTTTTTAAGTTTCAAGAGGCTAACCATAGGGCCTATGAGATGAACAAAGATACCACCAATGGAGAATCCTAATAATGCTCCTACAGAACTACTGAAGGCGCATAAACTTTGCATGTCGGCGGCCAGTGAAGGATGGGTGATACTGTTCTGTGCCACACAAGCATCAATGGTAACATCAGCTATAGCCACACCAGTACTACTAGCAGTTAATGCCAAAATGGCCAACATAATGTGCAGGTTTTCATGCAAAGATAATAGAACCATGCTAATCACTCCTATGAAACCTGTCacaatgaaaaacaaaagaaaatcattTAGAAATCTGCACTATGATATATTTGAATCCACTTCAAGCATCATGATTTTTCTGTCTTATCTTTGTCTCTAGTATTTCATCAATAAGAAACTTATAAACTGACTGAGATCCAAGAAAACTGGAGAGATTCAAAACTGTGGAACAAAGTTCATCAATAAGTAATGTATTTGAATTGAACAAAAATACAGAATGTattaactattaataaaaaacATACCAGCAAAAATGAAATAAGGTCGCCTGCGATATCCGAGAATGGGAAGAACATCTGTAAGAAGACCCCACAAAGGCTTAACAATCCAAGGAATGGAAGTGATTCCTGCATAAACCTGTGCTTGTGATGGCTGCACTTTCTGAACATCTTTCATGTAATACTTTGTTCCAACACCAGAAAGGCCTCCACCAAGTCCTTGACTCACTCCATAAACTATTATCACACCAAACACAAAGCTCCAATGCATTTCCCTTGATAGCATCTTAAACCAATGCACAGGGATGCAGATACAACCACACCAGACACTACCCTTCTtcctttcttcatcttcttcttcttctccttctttttcttcaccACAGGGATCCTTCAGATTTTCCTCTTCTTGTTGCATAACTATAACTCTCTTGATGATAAAGGCTAATATGTTACAAGACCAGATTCATCCACTATTTTCTTTTCTGATTTCAATGTCCAATCACTATGTATATAGAAGCGTTGACCTGGACCTGGTGGTATGGCAGTGGAGGATCTAGAATGAGAATAaggaaaagaacaaaaacaacaaaatagaGAAATCAAAATTACTATGAATGCAACTGAGTTTCATCACTAAGTTGCATCATTTTGACTCAGACCATATGAATCTGGATAGAATCTAATCTATTATCACTCCAGCTGCAACTTAAGCCTTATAGCCGCAAAGCTATTaggtgaaaaataaattataaattatgttttatatataaaattattataaaactGATCTGAATTTGGCATTCTTTTTGTTCTCACATTAAACTAAATTTCGACCCAGTAAGTTAACAAAAGGGTGCTTTGATGTTtcctagaaaaataaataaataaagagagcctatttttcttgttattagaGTATTTGTTTTTCTTACTCTTACATTTATGAGCAGGAGGAGAAATTTTAGAGACTTCTTAAGAAGTTTCGTAGCGCAAATATTAAATAACGTGAAATAAGTAGAAAAGGTAGAAAGGTCTGAAAGGAAGATCTTGTTGCTGAAGGTGGCAACTGTGTCCGAAACGAGGTTTGCGAAAATTAAAGCAACGATAAAGTACACGCCTGTCATATAACACTAACTCACCAACTACTTTTCTCTATTTACGAATGCACACGTGGATATTAACGGTCATGCAAATCCAAAGCTTCAACATGTGCACAG harbors:
- the LOC107624501 gene encoding probable folate-biopterin transporter 2, with protein sequence MQQEEENLKDPCGEEKEGEEEEDEERKKGSVWCGCICIPVHWFKMLSREMHWSFVFGVIIVYGVSQGLGGGLSGVGTKYYMKDVQKVQPSQAQVYAGITSIPWIVKPLWGLLTDVLPILGYRRRPYFIFAGFIGVISMVLLSLHENLHIMLAILALTASSTGVAIADVTIDACVAQNSITHPSLAADMQSLCAFSSSVGALLGFSIGGIFVHLIGPMGVFGLMTIPSGLLILLGFMLDEPYMPNFAYKQVNQKFVDASKSMWTTLKKDDVWKPCLYMYLSYALSLNIFEGLFYWYTDPKAGPSFSQETVGFIFSIGSVGALLGALLYQYALKDYAFRDLLFWTQLIYALSGMVDLVMVLRLNLKFGIPDYLFVMIVDSVAQMTTRLKWMPMLVLSAKLCPSGIEGTFFALLMSIDNFGVLSSSWGGGLLLHLFKITRTKFDNLWLAILLRNILRITPLCLLFLVPKADPNSSILATSESLDSEVVIETSEMENNIELVSLVNNVDAM